The Xanthomonas indica genome has a segment encoding these proteins:
- a CDS encoding F0F1 ATP synthase subunit B: MNIGLTLFAQALAFAGLIWIVATKIWPPLMQAIEERQQKIAEGLAAADRSQKDLAQAQEKVNEALKDARIKANEIIDQAHARANQIVEAAKHEAIVEANRQKELAQAEIDAAANRAREDLRRQVSLLAVSGAEKLLKREIDANAHKALLDELAAEI; the protein is encoded by the coding sequence ATGAATATCGGTCTCACCCTCTTTGCCCAGGCGCTGGCGTTCGCCGGTCTGATCTGGATCGTCGCGACCAAGATCTGGCCGCCGCTGATGCAGGCCATCGAAGAGCGCCAACAGAAGATCGCCGAAGGCCTGGCCGCTGCCGATCGCAGCCAGAAGGATCTGGCGCAGGCGCAGGAAAAGGTCAACGAAGCGTTGAAGGACGCCCGCATCAAGGCCAACGAGATCATCGACCAGGCGCATGCGCGCGCCAACCAGATCGTCGAGGCGGCCAAGCACGAGGCGATCGTCGAAGCCAACCGGCAGAAGGAACTGGCCCAGGCCGAGATCGACGCCGCGGCAAACCGCGCGCGCGAGGACCTGCGTCGCCAGGTGTCGCTGCTGGCGGTGAGCGGCGCCGAGAAGCTGCTCAAGCGCGAAATCGACGCCAACGCCCACAAGGCGCTGCTCGACGAGCTGGCGGCGGAGATCTGA
- a CDS encoding ATP synthase subunit I — MLNSVDAGRRLMLRAAIYPLVAVAVVSLLFLLLGPKYAMGAAATGLATVAGGWLAARTALNGGVQAAGSALARLIVAMVLKWVLVFAVLALGFAWWRLPPLALLAGIAVGLMFQVLALARR, encoded by the coding sequence GTGCTGAACTCCGTTGATGCGGGTCGGCGGCTGATGCTGCGCGCAGCGATTTACCCGCTGGTGGCGGTGGCCGTGGTGTCCCTGCTGTTCCTGCTGCTGGGACCGAAATACGCGATGGGCGCCGCCGCAACCGGGCTGGCGACCGTGGCAGGGGGATGGCTGGCCGCACGCACCGCGCTCAATGGCGGCGTGCAGGCGGCAGGCTCGGCGCTGGCGCGGTTGATCGTGGCCATGGTGCTGAAGTGGGTGTTGGTGTTCGCGGTGCTGGCGCTGGGCTTTGCCTGGTGGCGGTTGCCTCCTCTGGCCCTGTTGGCGGGTATCGCCGTCGGGCTGATGTTCCAGGTTCTGGCTCTGGCCAGGCGTTGA
- the aceF gene encoding dihydrolipoyllysine-residue acetyltransferase, translated as MAEIKEALVPDIGDYSDVPVIEVLVAVGDTVKKDQSLVTLESDKATMEVPSPFAGVVKEIKVKVGDSLSEGKVVALIEVAEGGAGAAPAAPAAAKATPAPAQQAAAPAAAPAQNAVKPAPAAAAPAGVVEARVPDIGDYSDVPVIEVLVAVGDTVKKDQGLVTLESDKATMEVPSSVAGVVKELKVKVGDSLSEGKVVALIEVAGSDADAPSASAVQPSAETGGGVEPVPASSAPDKLAQREIAQVQATATAKAAAPSATQSSPPVAFDADSVLPQKVPYASPAVRVFARELGVDLFQVNGSEQGGRITKDDVQRYVKAALSGAAPAATGAAPAAGGNGLNLLPWPKVDFAKFGEVEVKPLSRIKKISGANLARNWAMIPHVTQFEQADITDLEALRVALNKENEKAGIKLTMLAFLLKASAAALKQFPEFNASLDASGENLTLKKYFHIGFAADTPNGLVVPVIRDVDKKGVVELARESGELAKKARDGKLGPADMSGGCFSISSLGGIGGTAFTPIVNAPEVAILGVSKSSIQPVWNGKEFAPKLLLPLSLSYDHRVIDGAAAARFTTYLSQVLADMRRVLL; from the coding sequence ATGGCCGAAATCAAGGAAGCACTTGTCCCCGATATCGGTGACTACAGCGACGTCCCGGTAATCGAAGTGCTGGTGGCCGTCGGCGACACGGTGAAGAAGGACCAGAGCCTGGTCACCCTGGAATCGGACAAGGCGACGATGGAAGTGCCGTCGCCGTTCGCCGGCGTGGTCAAGGAGATCAAGGTCAAGGTCGGCGACAGCCTGTCCGAAGGCAAGGTGGTGGCGCTGATCGAAGTGGCCGAGGGCGGTGCCGGCGCCGCACCCGCCGCGCCTGCGGCCGCCAAGGCCACCCCCGCGCCGGCCCAGCAGGCCGCCGCCCCGGCCGCCGCGCCCGCGCAGAATGCGGTCAAGCCGGCCCCGGCCGCTGCCGCGCCCGCCGGCGTGGTCGAGGCGCGGGTGCCGGACATCGGCGACTACAGCGACGTGCCGGTGATCGAGGTGCTGGTCGCGGTCGGCGACACGGTCAAGAAGGACCAGGGCCTGGTCACCCTGGAGTCGGACAAGGCGACGATGGAAGTGCCCTCGTCGGTGGCCGGCGTGGTCAAGGAACTCAAGGTCAAGGTCGGCGACAGCCTGTCCGAGGGCAAGGTGGTGGCGCTGATCGAAGTGGCCGGCAGCGATGCCGACGCGCCGTCCGCATCCGCGGTCCAGCCCAGCGCCGAGACCGGCGGCGGCGTGGAGCCGGTGCCGGCCTCGTCGGCGCCGGACAAGCTGGCCCAGCGCGAGATCGCCCAGGTCCAGGCCACGGCGACGGCCAAGGCGGCCGCGCCGTCCGCCACCCAGAGCAGCCCGCCGGTGGCGTTCGACGCCGACAGCGTGCTGCCGCAGAAGGTGCCCTACGCCAGCCCGGCGGTGCGCGTGTTCGCCCGCGAACTCGGCGTGGACCTGTTCCAGGTCAACGGCTCGGAGCAGGGCGGCCGCATCACCAAGGATGACGTGCAGCGCTACGTCAAGGCGGCGCTGTCCGGCGCCGCGCCGGCCGCTACCGGGGCCGCGCCTGCCGCGGGCGGCAACGGCCTGAACCTGCTGCCGTGGCCGAAGGTGGACTTCGCCAAGTTCGGCGAGGTCGAGGTCAAGCCGCTGTCGCGGATCAAGAAGATCTCCGGCGCCAACCTGGCGCGCAACTGGGCGATGATCCCGCACGTCACCCAGTTCGAGCAGGCCGACATCACCGACCTGGAAGCCCTGCGCGTGGCGCTGAACAAGGAGAACGAGAAGGCCGGCATTAAGCTGACCATGCTCGCCTTCCTGCTCAAGGCCAGTGCCGCGGCGCTGAAGCAGTTCCCCGAGTTCAACGCCTCGCTCGACGCCAGCGGCGAGAACCTGACCCTGAAGAAGTACTTCCACATCGGCTTCGCCGCCGACACCCCGAACGGGCTGGTCGTGCCAGTGATCCGCGACGTGGACAAGAAGGGCGTGGTCGAACTGGCGCGCGAGAGCGGCGAACTGGCCAAGAAGGCGCGCGACGGCAAGCTCGGCCCGGCCGACATGAGCGGCGGCTGCTTCTCGATCAGCTCGCTCGGCGGCATCGGCGGCACCGCCTTCACCCCGATCGTCAATGCGCCGGAAGTGGCGATCCTGGGCGTATCCAAGTCCTCGATCCAGCCGGTCTGGAACGGCAAGGAATTCGCCCCGAAGCTGCTCCTGCCGCTGTCGCTGAGCTACGACCACCGGGTCATCGACGGCGCCGCCGCGGCGCGTTTCACCACCTACCTGAGCCAGGTGCTGGCGGACATGCGCCGCGTGCTGCTGTAA
- the lpdA gene encoding dihydrolipoyl dehydrogenase produces the protein MAVIEVKVPDIGDYSDVPVIEVLVAVGDTVKKDQGLVTLESDKATLEVPSAAAGVIKELKVKLGDTLSEGAVIALLETADGAAAGAPAAAPAEVPASKPPVAPSHRAPAEPPAPKPALASGKPADIECKMVVLGAGPGGYTAAFRAADLGLDTVLIERYASLGGVCLNVGCIPSKALLHAAAVIDEVAHAGDFGVDFGKPKITLDKLREYKEKVVGKLTGGLASMAKQRKVRTVTGVASFVSPNELEIVGADGTTQLLRFEHCIVAAGSQAVKLPNFPWDDKRVMDSTDALELQEIPKTLLVVGGGIIGLEMATVYSALGSKVTVVEFMDQLMPGADKDLVKPLADRLKKQGVEVHLKTKAAEVKADKKGITVTFEAATAGETPALAATTYDRVLVAVGRAPNGKKIGADKAGINVTERGFIPVDRQMRTNVPHIFAIGDIVGNPMLAHKATHEGKLAAEVAAGEKKEWVARVIPSVAYTNPEIAWVGVTETEAKAKGLKVGVAKFPWAASGRAIGIGRTEGFTKLIFDEETHRIIGGAIVGVHAGDLLAEIGLAIEMGAEAEDIGHTIHAHPTLSESVGMSAEVYDGTITDLYIPKKK, from the coding sequence ATGGCGGTCATTGAGGTCAAGGTCCCGGATATCGGCGACTACAGCGACGTTCCGGTCATCGAGGTGCTGGTCGCCGTCGGCGACACGGTGAAGAAGGATCAGGGCCTGGTGACGCTGGAGTCGGACAAGGCCACGCTGGAAGTGCCGTCCGCGGCCGCCGGCGTGATCAAGGAACTGAAGGTCAAGCTCGGCGACACCCTGTCCGAGGGTGCGGTGATCGCGCTGCTGGAGACCGCCGATGGCGCCGCCGCAGGCGCGCCTGCCGCGGCCCCGGCCGAGGTGCCGGCCAGCAAGCCGCCGGTGGCGCCGTCGCACCGCGCGCCGGCCGAGCCGCCGGCGCCCAAGCCGGCCCTTGCCAGCGGCAAGCCCGCCGACATCGAATGCAAGATGGTGGTGCTCGGTGCGGGCCCCGGCGGCTACACCGCCGCGTTCCGCGCCGCCGACCTGGGCCTGGATACGGTGCTGATCGAGCGCTACGCCAGCCTCGGCGGCGTCTGCCTCAACGTCGGCTGCATTCCCTCCAAAGCGCTGCTGCACGCGGCCGCGGTGATCGACGAGGTCGCCCATGCCGGCGACTTCGGCGTGGACTTCGGCAAGCCCAAGATCACCCTGGACAAGCTGCGCGAGTACAAGGAGAAGGTGGTCGGCAAGCTCACCGGCGGCCTGGCCAGCATGGCCAAGCAGCGCAAGGTGCGCACCGTCACCGGTGTGGCGTCGTTCGTGTCGCCGAACGAGTTGGAAATCGTCGGTGCCGACGGCACGACCCAGCTGCTGCGCTTCGAGCACTGCATCGTCGCCGCCGGGTCGCAGGCGGTGAAGCTGCCGAACTTCCCGTGGGACGACAAGCGGGTGATGGACTCCACCGACGCGCTGGAACTGCAGGAGATCCCCAAGACCCTGCTGGTGGTCGGCGGCGGCATCATCGGCCTGGAAATGGCCACCGTGTACAGCGCGCTGGGCAGCAAGGTCACCGTGGTCGAGTTCATGGACCAGTTGATGCCGGGCGCCGACAAGGACCTGGTCAAGCCGCTGGCCGACCGCTTGAAGAAGCAGGGCGTGGAGGTCCATCTCAAGACCAAGGCGGCCGAGGTCAAGGCCGACAAGAAGGGCATCACCGTGACCTTCGAGGCCGCCACCGCGGGCGAGACCCCGGCGCTGGCCGCCACCACCTACGACCGCGTGCTGGTCGCGGTGGGCCGCGCGCCCAACGGCAAGAAGATCGGCGCCGACAAGGCCGGCATCAACGTCACCGAGCGCGGCTTCATTCCGGTCGACCGGCAGATGCGCACCAACGTGCCGCACATCTTCGCCATCGGCGACATCGTCGGTAACCCGATGCTGGCGCACAAGGCCACCCACGAGGGCAAGCTGGCCGCGGAAGTGGCTGCCGGCGAGAAGAAGGAATGGGTGGCGCGAGTGATCCCGTCGGTGGCCTACACCAACCCGGAGATCGCCTGGGTCGGCGTCACCGAAACCGAGGCCAAGGCCAAGGGGCTGAAGGTCGGCGTGGCCAAGTTCCCGTGGGCGGCCAGTGGCCGCGCCATCGGCATCGGCCGCACCGAGGGCTTCACCAAGCTGATCTTCGACGAGGAGACGCACCGCATCATCGGCGGCGCGATCGTCGGCGTGCACGCCGGCGACCTGCTGGCCGAGATCGGCCTGGCGATCGAGATGGGCGCCGAGGCCGAGGACATCGGCCACACCATCCACGCGCATCCGACCCTGAGCGAGTCGGTCGGCATGAGCGCCGAGGTCTACGACGGCACCATCACCGATCTCTACATCCCCAAGAAGAAGTGA
- the atpE gene encoding F0F1 ATP synthase subunit C, with amino-acid sequence MYFAVLTNLAQVQSSTVLAVGIMIGLAALGAGLGLAIMAGKFLESAARQPELIPVLQVRMFITAGLIDAAFIISVAVGLLFAFANPMIGEFVARLPQGG; translated from the coding sequence ATGTACTTCGCCGTCCTGACCAACCTCGCCCAAGTCCAGAGCTCCACCGTCCTCGCCGTCGGCATCATGATCGGCCTGGCCGCGCTGGGCGCCGGCCTCGGTCTGGCCATCATGGCCGGCAAGTTCCTGGAATCGGCCGCGCGCCAGCCGGAACTGATCCCGGTGCTGCAGGTCCGCATGTTCATCACCGCCGGCCTGATCGACGCCGCGTTCATCATCAGCGTCGCGGTCGGCCTGCTGTTCGCGTTCGCCAACCCGATGATCGGCGAGTTCGTCGCGCGTCTGCCGCAGGGCGGTTGA
- the atpB gene encoding F0F1 ATP synthase subunit A → MAGEAETPTSYIQHHLHNLTFQVQEGGFWQLHVDTLVMSLLMGLLMVFGFWLATRKATAGVPGKWQAFVEIMLEFVDRQAKDTYHGTSKLVTPIAITLFFWILLMNLIKMIPADFLAIPLSWAGVHYWKPVPTADVNATLGMSISVFFLMLFFSLRSKGVGGMTKEFLTAPFGKWMLPFNLILNIVEWLSKPVSLAMRLFGNMFGGEIVFLLIWVLGGAGILGALAGGAFGFGWMLFHLLVIPLQAFIFMMLSIVYLSLAEDSH, encoded by the coding sequence ATGGCGGGCGAGGCAGAAACCCCTACCTCCTACATCCAGCACCATCTGCACAACCTCACCTTCCAGGTGCAGGAAGGCGGGTTCTGGCAATTGCACGTCGACACCCTGGTGATGTCGCTGCTGATGGGCCTGCTGATGGTGTTCGGCTTCTGGCTGGCCACGCGCAAGGCCACCGCCGGCGTGCCCGGCAAGTGGCAGGCGTTCGTGGAAATCATGCTGGAGTTCGTCGACCGCCAGGCCAAGGACACTTACCACGGCACCAGCAAGCTGGTGACCCCGATCGCGATCACCCTGTTCTTCTGGATCCTGTTGATGAACCTCATCAAGATGATCCCGGCGGACTTCCTCGCGATCCCGCTGAGCTGGGCCGGCGTGCACTACTGGAAGCCGGTGCCCACCGCCGACGTCAATGCCACCCTCGGCATGTCGATCAGCGTGTTCTTCCTGATGCTGTTCTTCTCGCTGCGCTCCAAGGGCGTGGGCGGGATGACCAAGGAATTCCTCACCGCGCCGTTCGGCAAGTGGATGCTGCCGTTCAACCTGATCCTCAATATCGTCGAATGGCTGAGCAAGCCGGTGTCGCTGGCGATGCGACTGTTCGGCAACATGTTCGGCGGCGAGATCGTGTTCCTGCTGATCTGGGTGCTGGGCGGTGCCGGCATCCTCGGTGCGCTGGCCGGCGGCGCGTTCGGCTTCGGCTGGATGCTGTTCCACCTGCTGGTGATTCCGCTGCAGGCGTTCATTTTCATGATGCTGTCCATCGTGTACCTGAGCCTGGCGGAAGACAGCCACTGA
- a CDS encoding F0F1 ATP synthase subunit delta — translation MSQALTLARPYARAAFAAASDAGKLAPWSQALAFSAQVAADPRVAALLHNPLLQREQAVSLLAPEAADEQYQRFLSLLAEGQRLPLLPEIAGLYDQLRAEAERVVQANVTSATALSDAEVASLKVALKQRFGREVEITTAVDASLIGGAVIDAGDVVIDGSLKGKLSRLQSALAH, via the coding sequence ATGAGCCAGGCCCTCACACTGGCGCGTCCTTACGCTCGCGCCGCGTTCGCCGCGGCCAGCGACGCCGGCAAGCTCGCGCCCTGGTCGCAGGCGCTGGCGTTCTCCGCCCAGGTCGCGGCCGACCCGCGCGTGGCCGCGTTGCTGCACAACCCGCTGCTGCAGCGCGAGCAGGCGGTGTCGCTGCTGGCGCCGGAAGCGGCCGACGAGCAGTACCAGCGCTTCCTGAGCCTGCTGGCCGAAGGCCAGCGGCTGCCGCTGCTGCCGGAGATCGCCGGTCTGTACGACCAGCTGCGGGCCGAGGCCGAGCGCGTGGTGCAGGCCAACGTGACCTCCGCGACGGCGCTGAGCGATGCCGAGGTGGCCTCGCTGAAGGTGGCGCTGAAGCAGCGCTTCGGCCGCGAGGTCGAGATCACCACGGCGGTGGACGCTTCGCTGATCGGCGGCGCGGTGATCGACGCCGGCGACGTGGTCATCGACGGTTCGTTGAAAGGCAAGCTCTCGCGTCTGCAGTCCGCATTGGCCCACTAA